Part of the Salminus brasiliensis chromosome 2, fSalBra1.hap2, whole genome shotgun sequence genome, tacctccaccatgtttggaggcagTACTTTAGCATGGCTAGCTCTCGCTGTGAGCTGTTGACGAAACTACCTTCACCATTTTGGAGGcagtactttagcctggctagctctcgcTGTGAGTTGCtggtgaaactacctccaccatgtttggaggctgtactttagcctggctagctctcactgtgagctgttgatgaaactacctccaccatgtttggaggcagtactttagcctggctagctctcactgtgagttgctggtgaaactacctccaccatgtttggaggctgtactttagcctggctagcacTCGCTGTGAGTTGTTGACGAAactaccttcaccatgtttggaggcagtactttagcctggctagctctcgcTGTGAGTTGCtggtgaaactacctccaccatgtttggaggctgtactttagcctggctagctctcactgtgagctgttgatgaaactacctccaccatgtttggaggctgtactttagcctggctagctctcactgtgagctgttgacgaaactacctccaccatgtttggaggctgtactttagcctggctagctctcactgtgagctgttgacgaaactacctccaccatgtttggaggcagTACtctagcctggctagctctcactgtgagttgttgatgaaactacctctaCTGCTATGGTACAGAAACAGTCCTCAGGGgaaatctggaaaaaaaaatatctgcCTCAAAACAGACAGCATTCAcagatgatgttgctatgggaacacAGGAAGATGACCAAAAGCGTGTTCTGCTGGAACCTGTTTAACTGTATATGAAAGTCCCCTTTTACCTGGGTCTCTGTCTCAGTGtccgtctctgtctctgtaggaTGGTGTGTATTGGTCAGTAGAATGAAGTCCAGTCCGGCTCACCGCtgtagagatatagagagacagGCTGGTTACCTGCGGCCGGAGCACTGCGCCCCTCCTCCCCCTCTCACACACTCCGCAGGAAAGATGTGGTTCATCCGTGACGGCTGCGGGATCGTGTGCGGCGTGATCACCTGGTTCCTGGTGTTCTACGCCGAGTTCGTGGTTCTGTTTGTGATGCTGCTGCCCGTCAGGAATGTGGTCTACAGCCTGGTGAACGGAGCGCTGTTCAACACACTCGCCTTCCTCGCCCTCGCGTCGCACTTTAGAGCCATGTGCACCGACCCGGTAAGTGTGTTATAAATttgaacacagacagacagacagacagacagactgcagTCATATTCGTGGTCTAGACTACAAACAGACTTTTACTGTACTTTACAAACAGGCGTTTCTGGACTGGTCTGGACTGCTAACAGTCTCATGCTCTGGACTATACTACTGGACTATACCACAAACGGTCTTGTGGTCTGGATTACAAACAGTCTTGTGGTCTGGACTATACTACTGGACTATACCACAAACGGTCTTGTGGTCTGGATTACAAACAGTCTTGTGGTCTGGACTATACTACTGGACTATACTACAAACGGTCTTGTGGTCTGGATTACAAACAGTCTTGTGGTCTGAATTACAAACAGTCTTGTGGTCTGGACTATACTACAAATGGTCTTGTGGTCTAACTACAAACGGTCTTGTGGTCTGGACTATACTACTGGACTATAATACAAACGGTCTTGTGGTCTGGATTACAAACAGTCTTGTGGTCTGGATTACAAACAGTCTTGTGGTCTGGATTACAAACAGTCTTGTGGTCTGGACTATACTACTGGACTATAATACAAACAGTCTTGTGGTCTGGATTACAAACAGTCTTATGGTCTGGACTATACTACTGGACTGGACTACAAACATTCTTGTGATCTGGACTATACTACAAACGGTCTTGTGGTCTGACTACAAACGGTCTTGTGGTCTGGACTATACCACTGGACTATAATACAAACGGTCTTGTGGTCTGGATTACAAACAGTCTTATGGTCTGGACTATACTACTGGACTGGACTACAAACATTCTTGTGATCTGGACTATACTACAAACGGTCTTGTGGTCTGACTACAAACGGTCTTGTGGTCTGGACTATACCACTGGACTATAATACAAACAGTCTTGTGGTCTGGATTACAAACAGTCTTATGGTCTGGACTATACTACTGGACTGGACTACAAACATTCTTGTGATCTGGACTATACTACAAATGGTCTTGTGGTCTGACTACAAACGGTCTTGTGGTCTGGACTATACCACTGGACTATAATACAAACGGTCTTGTGGTCTGGATTACAAACAGTCTTATGGTCTGGACTATACTACTGGACTATAATACAAATGGTCTTGTGGTCTGGACTACAAACGGTCTTGTGGTCTGGACTATACTGCAAATGGTCTTGTGGTCTGGACTACAAACGGTTGGTCTGGATTACAAACGGTCTTGTGGGTTGGACTGTACTACTGGACTCTCTACTACAAATTGTCTTGTAGTCTGGACTGCTATCGGTCTTGTGGTCTGGAACAGGCTTGTAGGCTAGAGAACCAATATAATTGTGGCTTAGACTACCAACAGAAAACCTTGCATTATTAGAGCTCCCAACAGACCCGTGGTCTAGACTCCCAACAGATTTGTGGTCTAGTCTACAGACTAACTTGTCTTTGGTCTCTGGTGTTTCTGAAAGGTCCTCAAATACCTGTTTCATTTTTCCTGCCTGTAGGGGGCAGTACCAAAGGGAAATGCCACTAAGGAGTTCATTGAGAGTCTACAGCTGAAACCAGGCCAGGTGGTCTACAAGTGTCCCAAATGCTGCAGCATCAAACCAGAACGTGCACACCACtgcaggtaacacacacacacacacacacacacacacactcgctgtgttgtgcttccactcaatggccactttattagaaacgcctacatAAATGATGTACAGTCTCTAACTAAACACCAGCAAGGTAGAGCTACAGgtgaggggtttctgataaagtggccaaggcTGCTGGCCACTGGTACTATACACACTCTTTCATTCCTCATTCCCTTGAAAGTGCACACTGAATGAAGTGAGGCTGAGCTGAGTAATGGAGAGTTGGAGTAAGTGCAGTGAGATTGGATTTGGAGCTGAGGCGAGTCGGTGTTTGGGGAAGAGGATAAATGGAGCCGAGTTGAGTTAAGCTCAGTAGAACTGAATTACGATGCGGCCTGGCTTTGCTCCCGTATGTGGACGGGAATGCGCAGCGGGAAGTCACAGTGTGGAGACTAAACAGGGCGGAGTCTCTTTATATAGTCTCGTAGTAAATGTGTTTGATTGATGTGTCTGACTGACCTACTCAGAGCCCCTGTTCCTACTGTTCAGTGACTCCTTTCCCTTAACCTGTCCACAGGCCCCTAGTGGCCAGTGCTGGAAATGTACATGTTGAATGTGTTTACAGGTTAAATAtgtttactggtttaaatgaactggttgtgtgtgtgtgtgtgtgtgtgtgtgtgtgtgtgtgtgtgtgtgtgtgtgtttactggtttaaatggacTGGTTGAATGtgggtttactggtgtaaatggaCTGGTTCAATGtgggtttactggtgtaaatggactggttgaatgtgtgggcttactggtttaaatggacTGGTTGAATGTGggtttactggtttaaatggacTGGTTGAATGtgggtttactggtgtaaatggaCTGGTTCAATGtgggtttactggtgtaaatggaCTGGTTGAATGTGGGCTTACTGGTGTAAATggactggttgaatgtgtgcgtttactggtgtaaatggactggttgaatgtgtgcgtttactggtgtaaatggactggttgaatgtgtgtgcgtttactggtgtaaatggactggttgaatgtgtgtgggcttactggtttaaatggactggttgaatgtgtgtgcgtttactggtttaaatggactggttgaatgtgtgcgtttactggtgtaaatggactggttgaatgtgtgtgggcttactggtttaaatggactggttgaatgtgtgtgggcttactggtttaaatggactggttgaatgtgtgtggGCTTACTGGTTCAAATggactggttgaatgtgtgtgcgcttactggtttaaatggactggttgaatgtgtgtggGCTTACTGGATTAAATggactggttgaatgtgtgtgggcttactggtttaaatggactggttgaatgtgtgtgggcttactggtttaaatggactggttgaatgtgtgtgggcttactggtttaaatggactggttgaatgtgtgtgcgcttactggtttaaatggactggttgaatgtgtgtgggcttactggtttaaatggactggctgaatgtgtgtgggcttactggtttaaatggactggctgaatgtgtgtgggcttactggtttaaatggactggttgaatgtgtgtgggcttactggtttaaatggactggttgaatgtgtgtgggcttactggtttaaatggactggttgaatgtgtgtggGCTTACTGGTGTAAATGGACTGGTTGAATGTGCGTGGGCTTACTGGTGTAAATGGACTGGTTGAATGTGCGTGGGCTTACTGGTGTAAATGGACTGGTTGAATGTGCGTGGGCTTACTGGTGTAAATGGACTggttcaatgtgtgtgtgtgtgtttactggttttaatggactggttcaatgtgtgtgtgtgtgtttactggttttaatggactggttgaatgtgtgtgtgtgtgtgtgtgtgtgtgtgtgtgtgtgtgtgtgtgtgtgtgtgtgtttactggtttgAATGTGTTTAGAGATCTGCTGCCCTGAAGGGTCTGCATGGGCTACACAGTAGGTGTGTGTACTGAATGCCCCACctggctgctctgctctgctggaggtgtgtgtgcaggtgtgtgtgtgtgtgtgtgttgtgtaagtAAGGTGCTAAGTGTCTATAGTGTAAATCTAAGTCCATCATAATTAACGCTGTCTCTGGCCTGCAGCTCCACTAGGAGAAACTCAGAGATGCACCATGGCCTACATTCAcccagaaagtgtgtgtgtgtgtgtgtgtgtgtgtgtgtatgtgtgtgtgtgttcttcttCTAGTGTGTGTAAGCGCTGTATCAGGAAGATGGACCACCACTGTCCATGGGTGAACAACTGCGTGGGTGAAAACAACCAGAAATACTTTGTGCTCTTCACGGTGAGTAGAGCTCCTCATCCTCACACTGATGACCATATTTAAAGGCCTGAAACCCTGGAAACCCTGCAGTGATGCTGACTgacgtggtggtggtgtgttagtagtgtgtgttgcactgctggtacgagtggatcagacgcagcagtgATGCTGAACTGAGAAACATCCAGCCAATACCATGCTGTGGGCAGCACCATACAGtggtttagccccgcccactcatactggctggaggggtataaagccccccggcattgagctgtggaacagtggaaggactgtgttctctggaatgatggatggtggtgctccatcctgtaattttgaatgggatgagttggggagatggggatttggtggggtggtgatcatcatcatcatcatcatccaacaccctgacctcactaacgccccAACAAATCTAATCATGGTGTCGTTATGTCCATATATGGTCATgaatgtgatgtcacaaaacccaACCCATTTGCTTATGGCTACgtattcagcctgcagcagtttaggcCCGTCCATTTCTATTGAAGGTATAAGCAGTCTTTGAGTCTGGATTGCTTTCTGAACGAGGCACAgtgcagggcagccaatcagaacacagcttttggaacataaacccacacaaacatcataggtaaatataatatatgatcAGAAATGTAAGATATGGGCTTTTTTAATTGTACAGTCCTAATAACGATGATGCCACAGAGGTTTCTTTCAGTGCGAGCATAGAAAAACCACTTCTCTAAGGAAGCATCCACTGAGAAGCCTCTTATTGGGAACCGAAAGTGAGCAGTGATGCAGTACGTTACACATACAGTCCAGACAGGCCTCTTAAATGGTCCACAGTGACCGTACGAAAGAGCCCAATGTCAAATGTCTCATTACATTGCACTATATACTACTTAGTACCATTGACTGCGACGATTTTATAGTCCTTACCGAATAAAATGTCTGAAATCTACGTTAGGAGGTCGATAACCAGTGtgtggaggcggggcttagtgaAAAGAGGGCTGGGTAGATAAGAGACACCAATGGCAGCGTGAACATTCAGAAGGTCACCACCCACCACTACAAAAATGGAGGGAAAACCGTTTGGTAAAGATGTAcgcaatgtgtccaaatgtttgtggacatcccttgtaatgaatgcattctgctacttccagtgctgacccagatgtgaacatgtacacacacacacacccacaggtTGTCTAGTCACtaattgattattattacatCAAAATAATTGAGGCAGAGTTACAGACGCAGCGGAACTGATTTTgcaacctctagggggcgcaaAATCCATCCAGGTTTAAAACAACACAAGTGTTGTTTATTCAGCACATTGCTCAATCGTCCACAGTGACGGTAAGAAAGAATCTCAAGGGTAGAAGCAAacgacctacagaagactctacAACAGTTGAATGAGGTGTGCTTGAACAGGAAAAGCAAAAAACTGCAGGAAcccggccctccaggaccggaattgcccacccctgctctacAAACTGCACAAAACCCTTTGTtcacaaatataaaaacaacaacactgaacTACAATCGTGTTCATGGAATCGCACCAACGAGGAAGCTGCTTCTGGACAGTATGTCAAACATTGCGGCCTGTCTCAAATCTACCCAAGACCACCTGAATGTTTCCTGTGTTTCTGGGAAAGTGTTCTGTGGACAGATGACAGAAGTTGAACCTTTTAGCATGAATGCGGAAAACTGCACACCAAATCCTCattccaactgtgaagcatggtggagggggCGTCATGGTTTTGGGCTCCTTTGCTGCCTCAGGGCCTGGATGCCTTGCGACCATTGAGGGAACTATCCAGATTTGCAGCTGTAAAGGCAGCAGCTAAAGAGACACTGGGTGTAGCGACAAAATGGGGACGATGTCCGTAGAAAGTTTTTGAGAAAATTAGTGTTTTGGAATGGCCACGTCCACGTCCACGCTATGGAGATGCTGTGGTGTGACCTGAAGATGAACTGAAACATTTGCAGGGAGGAATGATCCAAAATTCCTCCTTAATGTTGGTACCGCTGTTACCTTCAGGTCATTGTATctaagggttcacttactttttctagcctgcaatgAGGATGTGCTCAACAAAAGTCCTGATCAGtacaacagtgtgtgtgcaATTAGTTTAGTTAAATTGTGTTTCTGATTATTCAtgtatactgaatcatttaaagtggatactgaatcatttcattGCTGCcggacaaaaaccttgcatctatAATTTTTGCcgttttatttactttttgacGTAATGTGAATTGAGTTGTTCtttattgtgtatcatgatctcatgatgaatggaccaatagaaatgctccaaaatgtctcaTTACATTGCACTATGACTGCGACGATTTTATAGTCCTTACCGAATAAACTGTCTGAAATCTACGTTAGGAGGTCGATAACCAGTGtgtggaggcggggcttagtgaAAAGAGGGCTGGGTAGAAAAGAGACACCAATGGCAGCGTGAACATTCAGAAGGTCACCACCCACCACTACAAAAATGGAGGGAAAACCGTTTGGTAAAGATGtacacaatgtgtccaaatgtttgtggacatcccttgtaatgaatgcattctgctacttccagtgctgacccagatgtgaacatgtgtacacacacacacacacacacacacaggttgtctagtccctaattgattattattacatCATAATAATTGAAGCGGAGTTACAGACGCAGCAGAACTGCTTGTTTAGGATTGGTTATTGactctgtatattgtgtgtgtgtgtgtgtgtgtgtgtgtgtgtgtgtgtgtgtgtgtgtgtgttttgcagatgTACATTGCTCTGATATCTCTCCACGCTCTTATCATGGTGGCATTCCACTTTATCTTCTGCTTCGAGGAGGACTGGTCGAGTAAGAACACTGTGCACACACTCCAGCATTTCTTCACCAGAGATGACCTCATCTCTGCTACTTCTGTATTTATATGGGGGCCAAAAGGAGGCtcatctggtgtgtgtgtgtgtgtgtgtgtgtgtgtgtgtgtgtgtgtgtgtgtgtgtgtgtgtgtgtgtgtgatgtggttTACATTAGATCTGGTCAGTTAAGGTTTTGCATGCCATTATAGTGAGGGACAGCTAAAATAATACTACATGATGCTACATCCCACCCCATCACCTACATTGGCTGCGTCTCCCTCCTACTTGACACTTGATTGGTTTGTAGAGGGGCGTCTGATGCACGCCCAGTTATGTCGCCCCTAACAGatagagccccccccccccagcccccaGATCATTGTTCTCCAGCTCAATGTCTTTCTTCTAAATTTGGTCCTCTGGTCCAGGTTGTGGTCCGAGgcacctttcacacctgctGTTTGGGTCAAAAGGTCAGAAGATCGGGACCAAACAGGGTTGGTGTGAAAGCCATGCTGCACAGAGGAAagtgatatgtaaatgaggacTGATTGGGGATTCCTCATTGGCTGGATTATGGATTATGAGCCTCTCTGctgcactctttaaaataaaggtgctacagagaGTTCCTGAAAAAAgcccctttgtagcacctttatttttagcactgtaacccACTCTTTCTCCGGTCTTCTCTCCACTCCTTCATCCATCCCCTTCCCTTTGTTCTCCAGAGTGCAGCTCCTTCTCCCCTCCAGCAACCgtcatcctcctcatcctcctgtGCTTTGAgggcctcctcttcctcatcttcacCGCAGTGATGTTCGGGACGCAGGTCCACTCCATCTGTACTGATGAGACCGTAAGTTTGCACCCCTGTCCTCGTCACCGCTGAGGTCGTTTCCTCTCGTTCtcgtctttcttttttttttaatcctgtgGTTTAGAAGTTTATTCTGAACGACTCTCCTCACtaacactaaacacactgaGCTCATTCTCATCACACATGCATTACAAGTGAACATCGTCTGGCTTATTTCAGATGAATATACTGTTTACACACTTGTTGGGGACGTTCAATTAAATATTTGTGAATATTTGGGTTTTCTGTTTGCAAAAgaaaatatttctattttttatctCATTTTTATgtactatttatttatgtttattttaatgcatAGTacatttcttctgtttttttacctatttttttgttaaaaatattattataaatattgttttaaatattattatttatttattattattattattaatattattattattattattattattattgtgtatatTTGAATGCTTGATTACATACTATTAAGTTAATAACCATGAATTAAGGAGATTGCAGATGTGCAGCTGCTACAATGACTGAAGACTGGTTACCAATTAATTACACTTGAATCTTATAGAAGTTTCTTATAGTGAAAAGTAATTAATGAAGaagtatgggggggggggctgtacgCTGTACCAATTTGTGTAGAAGGTTGCCAACAGGGGGTGCTCTGGTGGTAATGTGTAGCAGATTACTACcagattattttatatatatatatatatagaaataattattatttgatGTACATAACTCAGCTCTTGTAGCTCCCAAGCCAGAAAAGCTTATGTAAACCAATTAGCATgtctaaatcacacacacacacacacacacacacacacacacacacacaca contains:
- the zdhhc3b gene encoding palmitoyltransferase ZDHHC3; translation: MKSSPAHRCRDIERQAGYLRPEHCAPPPPLTHSAGKMWFIRDGCGIVCGVITWFLVFYAEFVVLFVMLLPVRNVVYSLVNGALFNTLAFLALASHFRAMCTDPGAVPKGNATKEFIESLQLKPGQVVYKCPKCCSIKPERAHHCSVCKRCIRKMDHHCPWVNNCVGENNQKYFVLFTMYIALISLHALIMVAFHFIFCFEEDWSKCSSFSPPATVILLILLCFEGLLFLIFTAVMFGTQVHSICTDETGIEQLKKEERRWAKKSKWMNMKVVFGHPFSIAWLSPFATPDHGKAEVYQYVV